One Candidatus Pantoea soli genomic region harbors:
- the virB9 gene encoding P-type conjugative transfer protein VirB9 has protein sequence MEMNIPFITCARQGLLAALCFSALGTAMSVHAEAIPRGSQYDGRMQQVDYNPRNVSVVNVSAGYVTTLIFDDDEAVTTADAGFPAAWEITPKANRVTVRARPIEQGAPGADGNTEKVVIPPNSKDWRTNLLVVTNKRIYSLDLNVIDDNSRTKPAYVIMYRYPKEIANRVSQEQLKQQQALMKQAEEARTEKALESSQIPRNWDYTKRVGQNSSQIVPDVAWDDGRFTFLGFSPQKKIPSLFELNGDQEQIVNSSAQRKGDYTILVVHSLMPKLVLRSGKAVVEVENKGYGKIRVADGTTVSPQVERVEKLDDN, from the coding sequence ATGGAAATGAATATTCCTTTTATTACCTGCGCCCGCCAGGGGTTATTGGCCGCACTGTGCTTTAGCGCGCTTGGGACGGCAATGAGTGTTCATGCAGAAGCTATCCCGCGTGGTAGTCAGTATGACGGGAGAATGCAGCAGGTCGATTACAACCCGCGCAATGTATCAGTGGTTAATGTCAGCGCGGGCTATGTCACGACGCTGATTTTTGATGACGACGAGGCGGTAACTACGGCTGATGCCGGTTTCCCTGCGGCTTGGGAGATAACGCCAAAAGCAAACCGTGTGACAGTTCGCGCGCGGCCAATCGAGCAGGGCGCACCGGGTGCAGATGGCAATACTGAAAAAGTCGTTATTCCACCGAATAGCAAAGACTGGCGAACCAATCTGCTTGTTGTCACGAACAAGCGTATCTATTCCCTCGATCTGAACGTCATAGATGACAACAGCCGCACTAAACCGGCTTACGTGATCATGTATCGCTACCCGAAGGAAATCGCTAACAGAGTTAGCCAGGAGCAGTTGAAACAGCAGCAGGCGCTGATGAAACAGGCAGAGGAAGCCAGAACCGAAAAGGCGCTGGAATCCTCTCAAATTCCGCGTAACTGGGACTATACAAAGCGTGTCGGCCAGAACAGCAGCCAGATCGTACCTGATGTAGCCTGGGATGATGGCCGGTTTACTTTCCTCGGTTTTTCGCCGCAGAAAAAAATCCCGTCTTTGTTTGAACTGAACGGTGATCAGGAGCAAATCGTCAATAGCTCGGCGCAGCGCAAAGGCGATTACACAATCCTGGTGGTGCATTCCCTGATGCCAAAGCTTGTGTTGCGGTCAGGTAAAGCAGTCGTAGAGGTGGAAAACAAAGGTTACGGAAAAATCAGGGTTGCCGATGGTACTACGGTATCGCCACAGGTTGAGCGCGTGGAGAAATTAGATGACAACTGA
- the virB10 gene encoding VirB10/TraB/TrbI family type IV secretion system protein, which produces MTTEKEDLPSEEQEEKSVAQLEQEARERRQADLAEPEEEETAATSQRPEVTALNKRKRGKTAFAGLVLAIFLIFLAWAGTWFYKTYLREPPQEKQTETTDNARTLNSQVRKDLGKDAKPWGEEEAEKANEAESKGAASSGKKEAVSEAYTPPRLNKALALVSQASAAGNSAGNAPVMTRKQEAETLTGNGTTASDSAEIGQLTPKEAATPTPSPVRRIPYDPDLYVPELTNVECSMNYRFVSDVAGKFTCTVSKDVYSASGRVKLIEKDTTAYIDYRAGTLKHGQGRLFLMVEKLRTHHKPYLDIPLINSAAAGELGESGVSGWIDQHWLDRFGGALMVGVIPDGMAAISNNAGKKDRNTDYTENSRQSLADMAKTTLDNSINIPPTLYKNQGEIINLIVGQDIDFSKVYALRMKNK; this is translated from the coding sequence ATGACAACTGAAAAAGAAGATCTTCCCTCTGAGGAACAAGAAGAGAAAAGCGTGGCGCAGTTGGAGCAGGAAGCGAGAGAACGGCGCCAGGCAGATTTAGCAGAGCCAGAGGAAGAGGAAACAGCAGCCACCTCTCAGCGGCCAGAAGTGACGGCGCTAAACAAACGTAAGAGAGGGAAAACGGCTTTTGCTGGATTGGTCCTGGCAATTTTCCTTATCTTCCTGGCATGGGCTGGCACCTGGTTTTATAAAACCTACCTACGCGAACCTCCGCAGGAAAAACAGACGGAAACTACCGACAACGCCCGGACGCTGAACAGCCAGGTACGAAAAGACTTAGGCAAGGATGCGAAACCGTGGGGAGAGGAAGAAGCTGAAAAGGCAAATGAAGCAGAAAGCAAAGGAGCAGCTAGCAGCGGTAAAAAAGAGGCGGTAAGCGAAGCTTATACGCCGCCTCGACTTAATAAAGCTCTGGCTCTTGTGAGCCAGGCCAGTGCGGCAGGAAATTCGGCTGGCAATGCGCCAGTGATGACGCGCAAACAGGAGGCAGAAACTTTAACCGGCAACGGCACAACGGCTTCTGATAGCGCGGAGATCGGGCAACTTACGCCGAAAGAAGCAGCTACTCCAACACCATCACCTGTACGCCGTATACCTTACGATCCCGATCTGTATGTACCTGAACTAACTAACGTTGAATGCTCGATGAATTACCGTTTCGTTTCTGATGTCGCCGGTAAATTCACCTGTACCGTATCTAAAGACGTGTACAGCGCAAGCGGCAGGGTAAAGCTGATCGAGAAAGATACAACTGCGTACATCGACTATCGCGCAGGGACATTGAAACACGGTCAAGGTCGTCTGTTTCTGATGGTAGAAAAGCTCAGGACACATCATAAGCCTTATCTGGATATACCACTGATAAACTCGGCAGCGGCTGGCGAATTAGGCGAGTCGGGCGTTTCAGGCTGGATAGATCAGCACTGGTTAGACCGATTCGGCGGGGCGCTAATGGTCGGTGTTATTCCTGACGGGATGGCCGCAATAAGTAATAACGCTGGCAAAAAAGACAGAAATACGGATTACACGGAAAACTCGCGCCAGTCTCTGGCAGATATGGCAAAAACTACGCTGGACAACAGCATAAACATCCCGCCGACGCTTTATAAAAATCAGGGTGAAATTATTAACCTGATTGTTGGGCAGGACATTGACTTCTCAAAAGTCTATGCGCTGAGGATGAAAAACAAATGA
- the virB11 gene encoding P-type DNA transfer ATPase VirB11, producing MNVRNVSLNQYRDDLFGEFLSMPGLTEIAVNRPGQIFTKIRGGWQKHDFPITYGQCEAFSTALAKFHGDHVEDLKPGLSAMLETGERCQIVLPPACERETISITIRKPSKFLVPHQNYIDDGFYNRVTGKEEANSKDEELLKLYRDGLIPQFMEKAVEYGKTIVVAGETGSGKTTYMKMLVGFIPLHLRCTTMEDNNELRFEKLENYVHLFYPSESGDDKSAIVTPARLIRWNYRMNPDRILLAEIRGAEAWDFLKITDSGHEGSMTSIHNGSPHAAIQGIVERCYQHPECSNLPYSVLLRKVLNCIDIVVSIDVNGDVRRMGDIYFKPAHRDQFMRDFKNEMF from the coding sequence ATGAATGTAAGAAATGTATCGCTAAACCAATATCGAGATGACCTTTTTGGCGAGTTCCTGTCGATGCCTGGGCTAACAGAAATAGCAGTTAATAGACCAGGGCAAATATTTACGAAAATTAGGGGGGGCTGGCAGAAGCACGACTTCCCCATAACCTATGGGCAGTGCGAAGCATTTTCTACGGCGCTCGCCAAATTTCATGGCGATCACGTTGAAGATTTGAAGCCGGGTCTGTCTGCCATGCTGGAAACTGGCGAGCGTTGCCAAATAGTGTTACCGCCAGCCTGTGAAAGAGAAACGATCTCAATAACTATTCGTAAACCTTCAAAATTTCTTGTGCCGCATCAGAATTACATTGATGACGGTTTTTATAACCGCGTCACTGGTAAGGAAGAGGCCAACAGCAAGGATGAAGAGCTTTTGAAGTTATACCGTGACGGCTTGATTCCTCAGTTTATGGAAAAAGCCGTCGAGTACGGTAAAACAATAGTTGTGGCAGGGGAAACGGGGTCGGGAAAAACTACCTACATGAAAATGTTGGTTGGATTTATCCCGCTTCATCTGCGCTGTACTACGATGGAAGATAACAACGAACTACGTTTTGAGAAGCTGGAAAACTATGTTCACCTTTTCTATCCGTCAGAATCAGGTGATGATAAATCAGCAATCGTAACGCCTGCCCGCCTTATAAGGTGGAATTATCGAATGAATCCCGACCGCATTTTATTAGCAGAGATACGCGGCGCTGAGGCCTGGGACTTCCTAAAAATAACAGATTCAGGTCATGAGGGAAGCATGACCTCTATCCATAACGGAAGTCCACATGCAGCTATACAGGGGATAGTAGAACGTTGTTATCAACATCCAGAATGTAGCAATTTGCCTTACAGTGTGCTTTTGAGAAAAGTGCTCAACTGTATTGATATAGTGGTGAGCATTGATGTAAATGGCGATGTAAGGCGCATGGGGGATATATATTTCAAACCTGCGCATCGTGATCAGTTTATGAGGGATTTCAAAAATGAGATGTTCTAA
- a CDS encoding virB8 family protein, which produces MSEQRLIAEAKDFEQTGIEREKRIKKASFTVGVLGLLIGLLGVVAVIVMLPLKRTEVELYTVDNNTGRVEHITRTSKSSITALEAVARASVARYIKMREGYNYFQLQSDYDQVQRLGTPDVNNAYLAWYAGNDAPDTVYQKAAHVATVEIISNVISGATDPDRLATVRFKKTIRKIADNSVRTEYWDVRMTFHFEPDREMKDSERETNELGFTVTSYQRDKEIRGGQ; this is translated from the coding sequence ATGAGTGAGCAAAGACTGATTGCTGAAGCAAAAGACTTTGAGCAAACCGGCATCGAGCGGGAAAAGCGTATTAAAAAGGCCAGCTTTACCGTTGGCGTTCTAGGGTTGCTTATTGGTCTGCTGGGTGTGGTGGCCGTGATCGTTATGTTGCCGTTGAAAAGAACGGAAGTAGAGCTTTATACGGTCGATAACAATACAGGACGTGTTGAACATATTACCCGTACATCAAAAAGCAGCATAACCGCTCTTGAGGCTGTCGCACGAGCCAGCGTCGCCCGTTATATAAAGATGCGTGAGGGCTATAACTACTTCCAGTTACAGTCTGATTACGATCAGGTGCAACGGTTGGGAACACCTGACGTTAATAACGCTTATTTAGCGTGGTATGCAGGTAATGATGCACCCGATACCGTTTATCAAAAGGCCGCTCACGTTGCGACTGTTGAAATCATCAGCAACGTGATCAGCGGCGCAACCGACCCTGACCGCCTCGCAACTGTTCGTTTTAAAAAAACCATTCGAAAAATAGCTGATAACTCTGTGCGTACAGAATATTGGGACGTGCGCATGACCTTTCATTTCGAGCCAGACAGAGAAATGAAGGATAGCGAGAGAGAAACAAATGAGCTTGGTTTTACCGTCACTAGTTACCAGCGCGATAAAGAAATTCGTGGAGGTCAGTAA
- a CDS encoding killer protein — protein sequence MKKAISLAALLCIAVSAPLTVKADEPCNMTLCMWGKVSGSNKDNCEGEIKKFFKKQVKKKGSFLPDHTADARESMLRDECPASMVPSQFISQIISKVGRLKG from the coding sequence ATGAAAAAAGCCATTTCATTGGCGGCTTTGCTTTGCATTGCCGTAAGTGCGCCCTTAACGGTTAAGGCAGACGAACCTTGCAACATGACCTTGTGCATGTGGGGTAAGGTTAGCGGTTCTAACAAAGATAATTGCGAAGGGGAAATAAAAAAGTTTTTTAAAAAGCAGGTCAAAAAGAAAGGATCATTTTTACCCGATCATACTGCTGATGCGCGTGAAAGTATGCTGCGTGATGAATGCCCAGCTTCAATGGTCCCTAGCCAGTTTATAAGCCAGATAATTAGCAAGGTTGGGAGGTTAAAAGGTTAA
- a CDS encoding cag pathogenicity island Cag12 family protein encodes MRCSKPILVFAACLFVSACGSAPEPPTASEYKPEVLNNALPEWKPKDLYLPSTEAKGNWYLVTRNFTASGEVYSPAFWFGLLHSQKIIVASGKETDWFAAKNWLRSHGAKQVIEYQRKSLCNYCTDVYMINSDLHQTKIN; translated from the coding sequence ATGAGATGTTCTAAGCCGATTCTTGTTTTCGCAGCATGTCTTTTTGTTTCCGCGTGCGGTTCGGCACCAGAGCCGCCAACCGCCAGTGAATATAAACCGGAGGTGTTGAACAATGCATTACCAGAATGGAAACCGAAAGATTTATATTTACCATCGACAGAAGCTAAAGGTAACTGGTATCTGGTAACAAGAAACTTTACAGCATCTGGTGAAGTCTACTCACCTGCTTTCTGGTTTGGTTTACTCCACTCTCAAAAAATTATAGTTGCCAGTGGAAAAGAAACAGACTGGTTTGCCGCTAAAAACTGGCTCCGTTCTCATGGTGCAAAACAAGTTATCGAGTACCAAAGAAAATCGTTGTGTAACTATTGTACTGACGTTTATATGATTAACAGCGATTTGCATCAGACTAAAATCAACTAA